One window of the Methylocystis parvus OBBP genome contains the following:
- a CDS encoding murein hydrolase activator EnvC family protein, giving the protein MTRRMAIRGSVKQRMRQASEGLREDVRRGRAIAALATAAFATALAARAEEKPDAADLNLKRLELRGVEDIIGESKERAKQLSQEVAAHAAIRENLNKTLIEATSRLQETEEHAAQIEERIAKLSGDEKKIINSLDTRREAIGQVLMALQRMGRRPPPALLARPQDILDALRASLALGDVLPQMRAEAQALQSDLIELVHLRESARHERDRLAQEMKALAEQREKLSSLIAMRQEAMTAAQSALETESERAAKLARQATSLKELITRMEAESEAARKAAESARKADEERAAAQAKLSEEQRRKALAAPFRDAARLAPAVSFADLKGKLNFPVSGPVLKRFGAPDGFGGKEKAYFLGARENGVVVSPSDGWVAFSGPYRTYGQLLIINAGDGYYVVLAGMSRVNVNVGQFVLAGEPVASMGDGAAQTAATIAIGAKQPILYVEFRKDGTSIDSSPWWAKSDSRKVGG; this is encoded by the coding sequence ATGACACGCCGTATGGCGATCAGAGGTTCTGTGAAGCAGCGCATGCGGCAAGCAAGCGAGGGATTGCGAGAGGACGTCAGGCGCGGCCGCGCCATCGCCGCGCTCGCGACCGCCGCTTTTGCGACGGCGCTCGCGGCGCGCGCGGAGGAAAAGCCGGACGCCGCCGACCTCAACCTGAAGCGCCTCGAACTGCGCGGCGTCGAAGACATTATTGGGGAGTCGAAGGAGCGCGCCAAACAGCTTTCCCAAGAGGTCGCCGCCCATGCGGCCATTCGCGAAAACCTCAACAAGACGCTGATCGAAGCGACGAGCCGGCTCCAGGAGACCGAGGAGCACGCCGCTCAGATCGAAGAACGGATCGCGAAACTTTCCGGCGACGAGAAGAAGATCATCAATTCGCTCGACACCCGCCGCGAAGCGATCGGGCAGGTCCTGATGGCGCTGCAGCGCATGGGCCGGCGCCCGCCGCCCGCGCTGCTGGCGCGCCCGCAGGATATTCTCGACGCGCTGCGGGCCTCGCTCGCCCTTGGCGACGTGCTGCCGCAAATGCGCGCCGAGGCGCAGGCGCTGCAAAGCGATCTGATCGAACTTGTGCATCTGCGCGAGAGCGCGCGCCACGAGCGGGACCGTCTGGCGCAGGAAATGAAGGCGCTCGCCGAACAGCGCGAGAAGCTCTCGAGCCTGATCGCCATGCGGCAGGAGGCGATGACCGCCGCCCAGTCGGCGCTCGAGACCGAGAGCGAACGCGCCGCCAAGCTTGCGCGGCAGGCGACCAGCCTCAAAGAGCTCATCACGCGCATGGAGGCCGAGAGCGAGGCCGCCCGTAAAGCCGCGGAAAGCGCGCGCAAGGCCGACGAGGAGCGCGCCGCGGCCCAGGCGAAGCTCTCCGAAGAACAGCGTCGCAAAGCCCTCGCGGCGCCCTTCAGGGACGCCGCGCGCCTTGCGCCGGCCGTCTCCTTCGCCGATCTCAAGGGCAAATTGAATTTTCCGGTTTCCGGCCCCGTTCTCAAGCGTTTCGGCGCGCCGGACGGCTTCGGCGGCAAGGAGAAGGCCTATTTCCTCGGCGCGCGGGAAAACGGCGTCGTGGTCTCGCCGAGCGATGGATGGGTCGCGTTTTCAGGACCTTACCGCACTTACGGCCAACTCTTGATCATTAACGCCGGCGACGGCTATTATGTGGTCCTGGCCGGCATGAGTCGCGTGAATGTGAACGTCGGGCAATTTGTCCTGGCGGGCGAGCCGGTGGCCAGCATGGGAGACGGAGCCGCTCAGACGGCGGCGACCATCGCGATCGGCGCGAAACAACCCATTTTATATGTCGAGTTCCGCAAGGATGGAACTTCGATCGACTCGAGCCCATGGTGGGCGAAGTCAGACAGTCGGAAGGTCGGCGGATGA
- a CDS encoding S41 family peptidase: MIRKTALLATGIAIGAGCATLGQQARALIGTPAAAATADTYKFLSLFGDVFDKVRADYVEKPDEQKLVENAINGMLTSLDPHSSYLDAKGFKDMRTQTEGKFGGLGIEVTQEDGLVKVVTPIDETPASRAGIMSGDLIGAIDDESVQGMTLNQAVDKMRGQINTPVKLTIYRGKDKDKVEVKLTRAEIHIKSVRSRKQEDDIGYVRISQFNEETADGLRNAMAKFQQEIPADKFKGYIIDLRNNPGGLLDQSIQVVNAFIDKGEIVSTRGRNADETQRYNARPGDLSKGKPVVVLINGGSASASEIVAGALQDHKRATLIGTRSFGKGSVQTIIPLGGSSGALRLTTARYYTPSGRSIQAKGIDPDMIILQDVPDELKGKDDTKGEASLKGHLKNGEDEKSGSQAYVPPDEKKDKQLVAAVELLHGKSKAQIMAEQTKEVAKDSTKAPTKAN; encoded by the coding sequence ATGATTCGCAAAACTGCTCTACTTGCTACCGGTATCGCCATCGGCGCCGGATGCGCGACGCTCGGCCAGCAGGCCCGCGCGCTGATCGGCACGCCGGCGGCGGCAGCAACCGCCGACACCTACAAATTCCTGAGCCTCTTCGGCGACGTGTTCGACAAGGTCCGCGCCGACTATGTCGAGAAGCCCGACGAGCAGAAGCTCGTCGAGAACGCCATCAACGGCATGCTCACTTCGCTCGATCCGCATTCGAGCTATCTGGACGCCAAGGGCTTCAAGGACATGCGGACCCAGACCGAAGGCAAATTCGGCGGTCTGGGCATAGAGGTGACGCAGGAGGACGGCCTCGTGAAGGTCGTCACCCCCATTGACGAGACGCCGGCTTCGCGCGCGGGCATCATGTCGGGCGACCTCATCGGGGCCATCGACGACGAGAGCGTGCAGGGCATGACGCTCAATCAGGCCGTCGACAAGATGCGCGGTCAGATCAACACGCCCGTCAAGCTCACCATCTATCGCGGCAAGGACAAGGACAAGGTCGAAGTCAAGCTGACCCGCGCCGAGATCCACATCAAGTCGGTGCGTTCGCGCAAGCAGGAAGACGACATCGGCTATGTCCGCATCTCCCAGTTCAACGAAGAGACGGCGGACGGCCTGCGCAACGCCATGGCGAAGTTCCAGCAGGAAATTCCCGCCGACAAGTTCAAGGGCTACATCATCGACCTGCGCAACAATCCGGGCGGCCTGCTCGACCAGTCGATCCAGGTGGTCAACGCCTTCATCGACAAGGGCGAGATCGTCTCGACGCGCGGCCGCAACGCCGACGAGACGCAGCGCTACAACGCCCGTCCCGGCGATCTCTCCAAGGGCAAGCCGGTCGTGGTGCTGATCAATGGCGGCTCGGCCTCGGCCTCCGAGATCGTCGCCGGCGCATTGCAGGACCACAAGCGCGCGACCCTGATCGGCACGCGCTCCTTCGGCAAGGGCTCGGTGCAGACCATCATCCCGCTCGGCGGCTCCAGCGGCGCGCTGCGGCTCACCACGGCGCGCTACTACACGCCGTCGGGCCGCTCGATCCAGGCCAAGGGCATCGATCCCGACATGATCATCCTGCAGGACGTGCCGGACGAGCTGAAGGGCAAGGACGACACCAAGGGCGAGGCTTCGCTCAAGGGCCATCTCAAGAATGGCGAGGACGAGAAGAGCGGCTCGCAGGCCTACGTTCCGCCGGATGAGAAGAAGGACAAGCAGCTGGTCGCCGCGGTGGAGCTGCTGCACGGCAAGTCCAAGGCGCAGATCATGGCCGAGCAGACCAAGGAAGTCGCCAAGGACTCGACAAAGGCCCCGACCAAGGCCAATTGA